The following nucleotide sequence is from Achromobacter spanius.
CAACGGTGGCGACGCGGGCAACCTGGGCGTGGTACCCAACCTTTACGCCTCTTGGCAGTTGAATGAGCAGTGGTACATCGGCCTGGGCATCGGCGCCCCCTTCGGCCTGATGACCGAATACGACGACGGCTGGGTGGGCCAGTACCACTCCAACAAGTTCGAGATCAAGACCATCAACGTGAACCCCTCGATTGCCTACAAGGTGAACGAGAAATTCTCGATGGGCTTCGGCCTGAACTGGCAGCACATCGACGCCAACTACAAGAAGAAAACGGTGGTGCCGATTGCCGGCCTGCCAGTCGCCACCAACGGCGACGCCGACCTGAACCTGAAGGGCGACGCCTGGGGCTGGAACGTCGGCTTCATGCTGCAACCCACGGAAGACACCCGCATCGGCCTGTCGTACCGTTCAAAGATCAAGCACACCGCCAAGGGCGATACCGACATCACCAACATCGGCCCCACCGGGCAATCGGTGTCGTTCGACGCCAAGGCCTCGGTGGACCTGCCCGATACGCTGATCCTGAGCGCCGCGCATCAATTGAACGAACGCTGGGAACTGCTGGGCGACGTGTCGTGGACGGGTTGGAGCAGCATTCCCGAGCTGAAGATCCGTAACTCCGGCCCGGGCGCGCGCGACGATGAACTGCCCCTGAACTTCCGCGACACCTGGCGCATCGCCGTGGGCGCGAACTACAAGTTCGCCCCAGCCTGGAAGTGGAAATTCGGCTTGGCCTATGACCAGTCGCCAGTCCACAACGAGGCCGACCGCCCGACGTCCCTGCCCGACAACAATCGCTACTGGTTCTCGACCGGCGTACAGTGGGAAGCCACCAAGAGCACCACACTGGACCTGGGCTACACCTATCTGTACCTGCGCGACACGGACATCGACACCACGTCCGGCAGCGCGGCGACCAAGGGCCGCGTAGCAGGCACCTATAACAGCAACGCCCACATCGTCGGCCTGCAACTGACGTCCCGCTTCTAGGCTTGCACGGGCGGGCGGCCGCGCGCCGCCCCCCGTTTTTTGAAGGAGATTCCCCTTGAGCAAGTTCGTCGTCAAACACGTTGCCGTCCTGGGCGCCGGCGTCATGGGCGCGCAGATCGCCGCCCACCTGGCCAATGCCGGCGTGCCCGTCACGCTGTTCGACCTGGCCGCGTCCGAAGGCGACCGCAACGGCATCGTCAACAAGGCCCTGGCCGGCCTGAAAAAGCTGGAACCCGCACCGCTGGCCGGCGCGGCCCGCATCGCCCTGATCACCCCCGCGAACTACGACGACCACCTGGACGCGCTGCGCGGCTGCGACCTGGTCATCGAAGCCATCGCCGAACGCATGGACTGGAAGACGGCGCTTTACGAGCGCATTGCCCCGCATGTGTCGCCCGACGCCATCGTTGCGTCCAACACGTCCGGCCTGTCGATCGACGCGCTGGCCAACGCCCTGCCCGCCAGCCTGCGTGAGCGCTTCTGCGGCATCCACTTCTTCAATCCGCCCCGCTACATGCGGCTGGTGGAAATCATCGCCACATCGCATACGCAACCGGTCGTGCTGGACCAGTTGGAAACCTGGCTCACGTCCACGCTGGGCAAGGGCGTGATCCGCGCGCTGGACACGCCCAACTTCGTGGCCAACCGCATCGGCGTATTCTCCATCCTGGCCGCCATGCACCACACCGCGCGCCTGGGGTTGGGCTTTGACGAAGTCGACGCGCTGACCGGTCCGAAGATCGGCCGCCCCAAGAGCGCCACCTATCGCACGGCCGACGTGGTCGGCCTGGACACCTTGGCCCACGTGGTGGGCACCATGGAAAAGAACCTGCCCGACGACCCCTGGCACCGCTACTTCGCGCTGCCGGCATGGCTGTCGGCCCTAATCCAGAAAGGCGCGCTGGGCCAGAAGACCGGTGCGGGCGTCTACCGCAAGCAAGGCCGCGACATCCTGGTGCTGGACCTGAAGGCGCAAGACTACGTGCCCAGCGCCGGCAAGCTGGCCGATGAGGTCGCCGCTCTCTTGAAGGAACGCAACCCCGCCAAGCGCTTTGCCGCGCTGCGCGCAAGCGAGCACCCGCAGGCGCAGTTCCTGTGGAGCCTGTTCCGCGACATCTTCCACTACAGCGCCGTGCAGCTTGAACACGTGGCCGACAACGCGCGCGACCTGGACCTGGCCATGCGCTGGGGCTTCGGCTGGGCGCAAGGCCCGTTTGAAACCTGGCAGGCGGCCGGCTGGCAGGACATTGCCGCCGCCGTGGCCGAAGACATCGCCGCCGGCCGCGCCATGAGCAACGCGCCCCTGCCGGCCTGGGTGCAAGAACCCGACCGCCAGGGCGTGCATGCGCCGCAGGGCTCGTATTCCGCACGTACCGGCAACTTGCATCCGCGTTCTTCATTGCCGGTGTATCACCGCCAGTTGTTCCCCGAGCGTGTCTTTGGTGAAGGCCCGGATGACCGTGGCGTCACCGTGTGGGAAAACGAAGGCGTGCGCTTGTGGAACCTGCCGGACGTGGATGCGGGCATCGCCATCCTGTCCGTCACGTCGAAGAACCACACGCTGGGCGGCGAAGTATTGGAAGGCGTGCTGCAAGCCGTGGCGCGCGCCGAACGTGATTTCGACGGCCTGGTCATCTGGCATGAACCGCCCTTTGCCGTGGGGGCCAACTTGCAGCAGGTGGTTCAGGCTTGCGCGGAAGGCCAGTTCGACATGCTGGAAGCCATGGTCGAAAAATTCCAGCGCGCGTCGCAGTCGTTCAAGTATGCGCAGATTCCCACCGTGGCCGCCGTGCAGGGCATGGCGCTGGGCGGGGGCTGCGAATTCCTGATGCACGCGTCGCACCGCGTGCTGGCATTGGAAAGCTATATCGGCCTGGTGGAAGCGGGCGTCGGACTGATTCCCGCAGGTGGCGGCAGCAAGGAATTCGCTGGCCGCGCGGCCGCGCTGGCGGCCAAGACCGCCACACCGGGCGAAGTCTTCCCCTACCTGCAACCCGTCTTCCAGACCATCGCCATGGCGCAGGTGGCCAAGAGCGCGCTGGAAGCGATCGACGCGGGCTTCGCGCGCGAACACGACATCGTGCTGTTCCACCCGGACGAGCTGCTGTATGTGGCCATCGGCCAGGCTCGGGCCGCGGCCCAGGCCGGCTACACGCCACCGCCGCGCCTGTCGAACATTCCGGTAGCGGGCAGGAACGGCATCGCCAACTTCGAGATGGTGCTGGTCAACATGCGCGAAGGCGGCATGATCAGCGCGCACGATTACCGCGTGGCGCGCAGCGCCGCCGTGGCCCTGTGCGGCGGCGAGGTCGAAACCGGCACGAAGGTGGACGAAGAATGGCTGTTGGCGGTTGAGCGCCGCGAATTCGTTGCGCTCTTGCGCACGCCTGAAACCCAGGCCCGCATCCGCCACACGCTGGAAACCGGCAAGCCGTTGCGCAACTGAGGAAAGCATCATGACCAAGCAGATACAAGACGCCTACATCGTCGCCGCCACGCGCCTGCCGGTGGGCAAGCGCAACGGCGCCTACATCACCACGCGCCCCGACGACATGCTGGCCGCCGCGCTGAACGGCGCGCTGGCGCAAGTGCCGGCGCTGGACACCGCGCGCATCGAAGACGTGATTGCCGGCTGCGCCATGCCGGAAGCCGAACAAGGCATGAACGTGGCGCGCATCGGCCTGCTGCTGGCGGGCCTGCCGCAAAGCGTGGCGGGCGTGACCGTCAACCGCTTCTGCGCATCGGGCTTGCAGGCGGTGGCGGACGCCGCCGCGCGCATCCGCATGGGCGAGGCCGACATCATGATCGGCGCGGGCACCGAATCCATGAGCGCCATGCCGCAGATCATGGGCAACAAGGTGTCGATGAACCCCGAGATCTTCGCCCACGACGAAAACATCGGCATGGCCTTCGGCATGGGGCTGACCGGTGAAAAAGTGGCTGAACGCTGGAAGGTCTCGCGAGAAGACCAGGACGCCTTCGCGCTGGCTTCGCACCAGAAGGCCTGCGCCGCGATCGCGGCCGGCCATTTCCGCGCTGAGACCACGCCGTATGAAGTGGTGTCGCACTTGCCGGACGGCGCCAGCGGCGCGGTGCGCGTGGTGCGCCGCCTGGTGGAAGTGGACGAAGGCCCGCGCCCGGACAGCAGCGCCGAAGCCTTGGCGCGGCTACGCCCCGTGTTCTCGACGCGCGGCAGCGTCACGGCCGGCAATAGCTCGCAGATGTCCGACGGCGCGGCCGCCGTGGTGCTGGTGTCCGACCGCATTCTGCGCGAATTCAACCTGAGCCCGCTGGCGCGCTTCGTCAGCTTCGCGGTGGCCGGCGTGCCGCCCGAGGTGATGGGCATCGGCCCCGTGGCGGCCATCCCCAAGGTGCTGGAACGCGCCGGCATCACGCAAGACGCGCTGGACTGGATCGAGCTGAACGAGGCCTTCGCGGCCCAATCGCTGGCGGTGATCCGCGAACTGAAGCTGGACCCCACCAAGGTCAACCCGCTGGGCGGCGCCATCGCACTGGGCCACCCGCTGGGCGCTACCGGCGCGATCCGCACGGCCACCATCACGCACGGCCTGCGCCGCACGGGCGGCAAGTACGGGTTGGTCACCATGTGCATTGGCACCGGCATGGGCGCGGCCGGGCTGTTCGAAGCGATGTGATGTCTGGCGCAATCCTGCAAACCCTTCCCGCGACATAAGCCGGCATGCCCAGCATGAAGCCCTATTGGTTCAAGAACCTGTCGCCAGCATGGCGCGCGCGCCTGATGCGGGTGGGCTTCAACCTGCATCCGGCGTTTCGCGCCACCGGCGGCCGCGTGATGCATGTGTCGCCGGACTTCCTGCACATCCGCATCAAGCTGCCGCTGTTGCGGCGCACGCGCAATATCGTGGGCTCTATGTACGGCGGGTCGCTGTTCGCGGTGACGGACGGCGCCCACCCCACCATGCTGATGTCGGCGCTCGGCCCGGACCACATCGTGTGGGACAAGGCGGCGTCCATCCGCTTTCGCAAACCCGCCTACACGACCTTGTATGCCGACTTCCGGCTGCCGCCCGGAGAAATCGCCGACATACGCGATGTGCTCGCGCGCGACCACGAAACCACCCGCTCCTACACGGTGGAATTGAAGGACAAGGACGGCGTGGTC
It contains:
- a CDS encoding acetyl-CoA C-acyltransferase, whose product is MTKQIQDAYIVAATRLPVGKRNGAYITTRPDDMLAAALNGALAQVPALDTARIEDVIAGCAMPEAEQGMNVARIGLLLAGLPQSVAGVTVNRFCASGLQAVADAAARIRMGEADIMIGAGTESMSAMPQIMGNKVSMNPEIFAHDENIGMAFGMGLTGEKVAERWKVSREDQDAFALASHQKACAAIAAGHFRAETTPYEVVSHLPDGASGAVRVVRRLVEVDEGPRPDSSAEALARLRPVFSTRGSVTAGNSSQMSDGAAAVVLVSDRILREFNLSPLARFVSFAVAGVPPEVMGIGPVAAIPKVLERAGITQDALDWIELNEAFAAQSLAVIRELKLDPTKVNPLGGAIALGHPLGATGAIRTATITHGLRRTGGKYGLVTMCIGTGMGAAGLFEAM
- a CDS encoding OmpP1/FadL family transporter — its product is MRRRSLSLSTLSAIVVGLGASATSYAAGFQLLEQNASGLGNAYAGSAANPENASIIYYNPAGMTYLPGVNVSGGVNFIKPSFKFKDNGDSRNPTAPGLPGSGLNGSVPTGGNGGDAGNLGVVPNLYASWQLNEQWYIGLGIGAPFGLMTEYDDGWVGQYHSNKFEIKTINVNPSIAYKVNEKFSMGFGLNWQHIDANYKKKTVVPIAGLPVATNGDADLNLKGDAWGWNVGFMLQPTEDTRIGLSYRSKIKHTAKGDTDITNIGPTGQSVSFDAKASVDLPDTLILSAAHQLNERWELLGDVSWTGWSSIPELKIRNSGPGARDDELPLNFRDTWRIAVGANYKFAPAWKWKFGLAYDQSPVHNEADRPTSLPDNNRYWFSTGVQWEATKSTTLDLGYTYLYLRDTDIDTTSGSAATKGRVAGTYNSNAHIVGLQLTSRF
- a CDS encoding 3-hydroxyacyl-CoA dehydrogenase/enoyl-CoA hydratase family protein, which produces MSKFVVKHVAVLGAGVMGAQIAAHLANAGVPVTLFDLAASEGDRNGIVNKALAGLKKLEPAPLAGAARIALITPANYDDHLDALRGCDLVIEAIAERMDWKTALYERIAPHVSPDAIVASNTSGLSIDALANALPASLRERFCGIHFFNPPRYMRLVEIIATSHTQPVVLDQLETWLTSTLGKGVIRALDTPNFVANRIGVFSILAAMHHTARLGLGFDEVDALTGPKIGRPKSATYRTADVVGLDTLAHVVGTMEKNLPDDPWHRYFALPAWLSALIQKGALGQKTGAGVYRKQGRDILVLDLKAQDYVPSAGKLADEVAALLKERNPAKRFAALRASEHPQAQFLWSLFRDIFHYSAVQLEHVADNARDLDLAMRWGFGWAQGPFETWQAAGWQDIAAAVAEDIAAGRAMSNAPLPAWVQEPDRQGVHAPQGSYSARTGNLHPRSSLPVYHRQLFPERVFGEGPDDRGVTVWENEGVRLWNLPDVDAGIAILSVTSKNHTLGGEVLEGVLQAVARAERDFDGLVIWHEPPFAVGANLQQVVQACAEGQFDMLEAMVEKFQRASQSFKYAQIPTVAAVQGMALGGGCEFLMHASHRVLALESYIGLVEAGVGLIPAGGGSKEFAGRAAALAAKTATPGEVFPYLQPVFQTIAMAQVAKSALEAIDAGFAREHDIVLFHPDELLYVAIGQARAAAQAGYTPPPRLSNIPVAGRNGIANFEMVLVNMREGGMISAHDYRVARSAAVALCGGEVETGTKVDEEWLLAVERREFVALLRTPETQARIRHTLETGKPLRN
- a CDS encoding DUF4442 domain-containing protein gives rise to the protein MKPYWFKNLSPAWRARLMRVGFNLHPAFRATGGRVMHVSPDFLHIRIKLPLLRRTRNIVGSMYGGSLFAVTDGAHPTMLMSALGPDHIVWDKAASIRFRKPAYTTLYADFRLPPGEIADIRDVLARDHETTRSYTVELKDKDGVVYAVVERTIYIADKKFYKRKNTGGDSCNASLEGDTPP